Below is a genomic region from Tissierellales bacterium.
TAAATATTAAACCCTTTATAGAATTAGGCTTTATGCCTAGTGATCTAAAAAGTGGAGAAAACCACATGTTCTGGTGGAAAGCTAATGTAACTCAGCCTAAGGACATTAATTTATGGACAGATTTAGTAAGAGAATTCGTAAAAAACTGTGTAAGAAGATATGGACTTAAGGAAGTAGAATCTTGGTATTTTGAGGTATGGAACGAGCCGGAGATCGAACAGGTTTTTTGGATAGGTTCAAAGAAAGATTATTTTAAATTTTATAAAGAGACAGTTTTAGCAATAAAGTCAGTTTCAGAAAAAATTAAAGTAGGAGGCCCCTCTATAACCCATGAATCCCTAAAATATGGATCTTGGTTAGAGGATTTTATAAATTACTGTATAGATGAAAATGTACCTTTAGATATTATAACCTTGCACATTTACCCAGAATCTTTTGGAAAAGACGAAGCTATCCAAGATTTATTATTAAGAATAATGGACAATCAAGATATATCACAAATAAAAAAAGAAATAACAGATGAAAATGTCCTTGATATTATTGAAAGATTTTTAGATGGTGAAAATTTGTATGAGATTTTAAAAAACTCTACGAGTATGAAGGCTATTTACCATGAAAAAGATCATACTCCTAATGCATTAAAATCTTTAAATAAAAAGATAAATGAAATACTACCTAATATAGAAATCCATATAACAGAATGGAGCACTACAGCCCTTGGAAGAAATCTAATTAGCGATACATGCTATACTTCTACATTTATTATAAAAAATATAATAGAATCTATTGGTCTTACTAATTCTATCGGATATTGGACATTTACAGATATATTCGAAGAGATGAAAGCAGATAAAAATCCATTCCACGGAGGATTTGGTCTAATAAATCAAGATGGAATTAAAAAGCCAGGATATTATGCCTATCTTTTACTCTCAAAATTAGGAGATGAAATAATTCATAAAGAAGAAGAATTTATAGTAACTAAAAAAGGCGAAGATATACAAATACTAGCCTATAATTATGCTTACTTTGATGAAATGTTTTTATCAGGAGATACATCTTCCTTAGATATTAAAAATCGATACAATGTTTACGAAAGTAAAGAAAAGGTAAACTTAAATATAAATTTAGAAGGCTTAGAAGGAAAATATAGACTGAAAAGATATACATTAAATAGAGAAAATGGATCTGCCTTTGATGAATGGATAGAAATGGGTGCTCCAGAATATCTAAATAAAGAAGAAGTAGATTATCTAAAAGCTAAATCAAAACCAAGTATAAAAATAAAAGAAGAAAATATTAAAAACGAAATAAAATGCAAATTTTCTATTCCAGTCCATGGAGTAGAATTATTAGTCCTAGAAAAACAAATCTAGGGATTTTTATTTTCATAATTTTAGATTTTGCTACTTTATTATAAAAACAATGAAAAT
It encodes:
- a CDS encoding helix-turn-helix domain-containing protein, which translates into the protein MQPYYEIIELREDVPINLFLHSTNEYMMHIHKELEIILVVEGSINIRVVDKEYLLKENDLILINPGEVHTTSRTDEDNICLVFQLDPKSIDYIFPLFSKVKIDCKSFNYEKEEQKRFDIIRKRLASMLKEQTKKASGYQLKIGSETFLLVRDLLHNFEATEINETNLEESTDNIIRMNRIIIYVDENLNDSVTLEDIANVEGMSVPYLSRLFKNSIGMTFQEYKNKKRVDMAERLLTNTDESITDIAFQSGFPSIKSLNSIFKRKYGCTPSQFRQNMPNIDKSNSAYEENIKKKSYFDVDRTAAFKKLYSYLDSKDTLEEDISLTKVQNFHLDFNKESTELKHYWKELITFGRAAEGLRESWRNQFRELQKEIGFKNVRFHGIFHDDMMIYNTDSDGNVIYNWNYVNELFDFFMEINIKPFIELGFMPSDLKSGENHMFWWKANVTQPKDINLWTDLVREFVKNCVRRYGLKEVESWYFEVWNEPEIEQVFWIGSKKDYFKFYKETVLAIKSVSEKIKVGGPSITHESLKYGSWLEDFINYCIDENVPLDIITLHIYPESFGKDEAIQDLLLRIMDNQDISQIKKEITDENVLDIIERFLDGENLYEILKNSTSMKAIYHEKDHTPNALKSLNKKINEILPNIEIHITEWSTTALGRNLISDTCYTSTFIIKNIIESIGLTNSIGYWTFTDIFEEMKADKNPFHGGFGLINQDGIKKPGYYAYLLLSKLGDEIIHKEEEFIVTKKGEDIQILAYNYAYFDEMFLSGDTSSLDIKNRYNVYESKEKVNLNINLEGLEGKYRLKRYTLNRENGSAFDEWIEMGAPEYLNKEEVDYLKAKSKPSIKIKEENIKNEIKCKFSIPVHGVELLVLEKQI